Within the Enterococcus hirae ATCC 9790 genome, the region AAGGAAAGACACGAGCAGAAGCCTTCGGTCGAACCATTCGCCAAGCAGCCGTGCTACGTGCATTGACTCTTTTCTTTGTAACTCTCTCTTTATGTGTTGTTGCGATCATGGTCCTATCTGTGACGGAGACGATTCCTAAAACGTCAGGAATCGAATATATTGCGTTTGAAGTCTTTTCCGCTTTTGGGACAGTTGGATTGACGATGGGGTTGACCCCGGATTTGACATTGATCGGAAAACTAGTCATTATTTCTTTGATGTATATCGGTCGAGTAGGAATCATGACAGTCGTTTTTTCACTACTAGTAAAAGCGAACAGGGCAGAAGCCAATTACAAATACCCAGAAGAAAGCATTATGCTTGGGTAGTTGTGAAGGTATCGGGGAGTTTCGATGATAATAAAAAAGAAACGCTCAAAACAAGAGAAGCTGTTTTGAGCGTTTTTTTCACAACCTTATCCCCGAATAACTTCGATTTTATATCCGTCAGGGTCAACAACGAAATAATAAGAAGGAGCTGTTCCTGGAAGTCCTTTTAGGTCTGTCACATTGAATCCTTCTGCTTGGTGTTTTTCGTGAAGTGCTTCTAAATCATCCGCAGCAATAGCAATGTGTCCATAGCCATTCCCTAGATCATAGCCTTCATGATCATAGTTATAAGTTAATTCTAATTCGTAGTCATCTCCTGGTAAAGTTAAATAAACAAGGGTGAATTTGTTTTCTGGAAAATCACGGCGACGACTTTCTTCAAAGCCAAACGCTTTTTGGTAAAATTCTAATGAAGCGTCAAGATCTTTCACTCGAACGCAAGTATGAGCCATTTTCATAAATAACTACTTCCTTTCCTTTTTTTCATCATAACAAAAAAAGAAAGAGCAATAGAAGATTTGCGCTTGTTTATGAGAAAACTCTCATGTAAAATAAAAAGTAAATAAGCTTAAGGTGGACAAA harbors:
- a CDS encoding VOC family protein; amino-acid sequence: MKMAHTCVRVKDLDASLEFYQKAFGFEESRRRDFPENKFTLVYLTLPGDDYELELTYNYDHEGYDLGNGYGHIAIAADDLEALHEKHQAEGFNVTDLKGLPGTAPSYYFVVDPDGYKIEVIRG